In the Primulina tabacum isolate GXHZ01 chromosome 15, ASM2559414v2, whole genome shotgun sequence genome, AATTGATTATTACAACTCAAGTAAGATTCCTTTttaaaattacttaaataaatttatttcatCAAGCATTATTCTTTTCTTAAGATAAGAAGGTTTCCACCgaataatttgttttttttattgaataaattaaaAACAATGCTCATATCAGTTTAAGAAAGTCGGTGAAATCTGACAACctctacactactttttcaaaTTTGTTGATAGGACAAATAAACTGTAGTTTTATCTTTACTAATGCATActaatgtttatttttaaatgtttgaaCTTTagatttgatattttatttcactTTATCAATGtcgtttattattattattaactaTAATAATGAGaattaacattattatttttatttttatttttattaactttttgctatcaaatttaattttattgtttttatcacatactttttattgaaaaaaagaaaaaaaaaaagaaaaagaaagtatGATTCTGCATTACTACCCCATTTTGCGAAATAGTAactgtttttactttttttttaaataactccAACTTATCTTTTATTTGGCTATCAATTTTGATGGGAAATTCCATATTCCAGTTTTacatgttttgttgtttataaACTTTCAGATTTTACAAATGAACCTGTGCCTTTGCAATTCAATAAATATGCTTATATGTTTATGTAAAAAGAGTTAAAAggaaagttaaaaaaaattggttttaaagGATCTATTTGGAACTTAACATAGTTATAGGCTATATTTAAAAGTTAAGTTAATTGATGGCCAAAATTCATTTTAGTAGTTCATAGAAGGCTTTTTTAGAGAATAGCTAATTATAAATTCACACTATCAGGTCAGCTGGCAATCAACCTCTCATTCAAAATATCCTCTTCAACTTTCAGAAATTGAAGCTGTAGAAGCTATATCTACTTCATCGAGAACTAATATTGTATCCGAACCTGTGAAGGAATTGTTGCCTACTGTAGGTGGTGCGTCTTCTGAGGCTTCCAATCTTTTAAGTGAAGGTGCTGCTGAAAGGAAGACTAGTGACACAGCTAAGAGTCTAGGCACCTCATACATAAAAAGCAGACAGCTGAAACCTGACATGGTTGGTGGAAAGGAAGATGCAGAAGCCATAATCTTGAACACCGATCAGAATAGTTTGGATACATCAATGAAACCTCGTTCTTTAGAATCATCAGAAATTTGTAAAACAGAGGAGAGCTCATTGCAGGAGGTTGCATCTACTGCAGATGGTTTATTGGAACGGGCAAAGCAAAAGACAGAAGAACCTTCAGGTTGCTGCTATGATGATACCAAAGTGGGAGATCATGTATTTGAGTCTGCTCACACCGCATATTGTGAAGGTGTTGAGAATTCTGCGTCACTGAACGGTTTATCTGCTCAAGATATAAATGTTATAATTTCAGACATGCCTTTAATCATGCCTGAGAACATTAGCACAAGGCCTGCTACGGTAGATCACGAGTCTTCCCCTGTTTTAGTTGCATCTCTTGAAGGTGTTTTGACATATGAAAATGAAGATAATGACCACAATAGTCTAGACATAATTTCTCCTTCTCCAGCTATCGCCAACGAGAAAATATTGTCTTCAGATACAAATGTGAAAAAGATTGTAGTCCTCAgaggaaagaagaaaaaaaaagagttgTACAAAAAAGCAGAAGCTGCCGGTACGAGTTCGGATATGTATATGGCATACAAGGGTCCCGAGGAAAAGAAAGAAAACGCTACGCTTGCAGAGGATTTAAAAAACATTTCAAGCTCTAGCATCAAACAGACATCTGTTGATGTACCTGACCAAAATGCCTCGTTAACTGAGAAACCAGCTCAAAGTAGAGTTGAGCCAGATGATTGGGAAAATGCCGCTGAAATCCCTACTTCACAGCCAGAATCTTCAAATAATGAAATTCAGAGTGATGATAGAGATGGCGATGGCTTGATGATAAAACGGTATTCTCGAGATTTCCTCTTCAAATTTGCAGAGCAATGTACTGATCTCCCAGAAGCATTTGAAATTACCTTTGATGTTGCTGACACATTTATGGTATCTAGTTCCCGTTTTTCACGCGAGCCACATCCTAGTCCTGGACGAAACATTGATAGACCAACTGGAGGCTCGAGGTTGGATCGACGTGGAAGTGACTTGGGAAACGAGGACAAACTTAGTAAATTTCCTGTACACCTCGTGTCAGGTAGAGGAGACACGCGAGTAGACGTTGGTTATGTGGGTAATGTTACCGGGTTTCGAAATAGTCAAGGAGGCAATTATGGTGTTCCAAGGAATCCACGGGGTCAGACATCCGTCCACTATTCTGTGGGCATTCTCTCTGGGCCAATCCAGTCCCTTGATCTCCAGGGAGGCCTGCAAAGAAATAACTCCGATTCTGACAGGTGGCAACGTGGAGCTGGTTTCCAGAAGGGTTTGATTCCTTATCCTCAGACCCCCCTACAAGTCATGCACAAAGCTGAGAAAAAGTATGAGATTGGTAAGATCACTGACGAGGAAGAAGCAAAACAGAGGCAGTTAAAGTCTATCTTGAACAAGCTTACCCCACAAAACTTCGAGAAGCTGTTCGAGCAAGTGAAAGAAGTGAACATTGACAATTTTGTTACTTTGTCAGGGGTGATATCCCAGATTTTTGATAAAGCTCTGATGGAGCCCACCTTTTGCGAAATGTATGCCAACTTCTGTTTTCACCTTGCAGCAGGTTTACCTAATTTGAGAGTGGACAATGAAACAATCACTTTCAAAACGCTACTCCTGAACAAATGTCAAGAAGAATTCGAGAGGGGAGAAAGAGAGGAAGAGGAGGCAAATAAAGCGGAGGAAGAAGGTGAAAATAAACGTACAGCAGAAGAGAGAGAAGAGAAGAGACTCCAAGCGAGGAGACGCATGTTGGGTAATATTAGACTAATTGGAGAGCTGTACAAGAAAAAAATGTTGACTGCGAGAATAATGCACGAGTGCATTAATAAGTTGTTGGGTCAGTATCAAACTCCCGATGAAGAAAATATTGAAGCGTTGTGCAAATTGATGAGCACGATCGGTGAGATGATAGATCATCCTAAAGCAAAGGAACACATGGATGCCTATTTTGACATTATGGCTAATCTGTCTAGAAATATGGAGCTGTCATCTAGGGTAAGGTTCATGCTTAAAGATGTTATTGATCTTAGAAAGAATAGGTGGCAGCAGAGGAGGAAAGTTGAAGGTCCAAAAAAAATTGACGAGGTACACAGAGATGCTGCTCAAGAGAGGCAAGCACAAGCTAGTAGGTTAGGTCGTGCTCCGAGTATGGGTAGCTCTGTCAGACGGGGTCCACCTGTCGATTTTGCTCCGAGTATGGGTAGCTATGTCAAACGGGATCCACCTGTTGATTTTGCTCCTCGAACTCCTAGTATGTTGCCTTCTCCAAATTCCCAGATGAGCGGCTTTCGTGCTGTCCCACCTCTGACATATGGTTATGGTTCTCAGGATGTTAGTACCGAAGAGAAACATTCCCTTGAGAGTAGGACAATGTCTGTTCCTCTGTCTCAAAGACCTCTTGGGGATGAGCCTATAACTCTTGGGCCTCAAGGTGGTCTTGCAAGGGGAATGGCTTTCAGAGGGCATCCATCAGCACCTAGTATTCCTCTGCCTGAGATGCCGAATCCTGGAGATTCAAGGAGGACGGGAACTGGTCTGAATGGATTCAGTTCAATGCGAGATCGTTATATGCCAGACATATTTGCTGCTTCGCCCAATTATGAGCAGTCGCTTCCACCTGATGAAAAAGTTGCCCATGGGAATAGAGAAATTAGAAATGTAGATCATGGCTTTGATAGATTTCTTCCTGCTTCTCCACCTACTCGTGGTGCACCCCCAATATGTACGCAAGTTGTGTCTTCAGAAATAGCGTGGCCGGAAGAGCGCCTGCGGGACAAGTCCATGGCTGCAATTAAGGAGTTCTACAGGTATGACATGTCTCCGGTATTTTTTTTTAGTCGCTGGTGTGCCATTGAGCAGCAAGTAAAAAATAATGGAACTAGGAAACTGTCACTAGTTCAAGTTACATGATAAATCTAAAAACCCTAAGAAAGAGACAAGCTTGGTAATTTTCCTGAAAACTAATGTTCTTTTCCTGGTGTGATCACCTTTGAGGGTGTCCAGTATTTCCATGTTCCTTGAAAGGTCAAATATTCTTGCTTCTATGCTCTTTGATTCCAGGGTGTATtataaaaaaagaataaaaatagtaTTGAATAGGTTGTCTATCTTTGTTAATTGAGGGTTGATCTTCTCCTTAAGAAACCAGTTACATGAAAAGGTATGTAGACTCAGTATGATGTGTCATTCCTTTTAATTCGAGAGTGAATTGTTCATTGAGAAACAAGCTGATGGGAAGCTACAGTGTAACTGCTGTTTATGGTATTTGAAAATGATACTTGGATGAAGAATTGGAAGTTTGGAACTTTATGAAAGTTTCTATTCAAGTATTTTATCATGTTGAAAGTGGATTTGGAAAGGTGACTCAGATGACAAAGAGATTGCATTTATACCTACAACTTACTATGTTTGGCCACCAGTGTGTATCATGGTTTCATTGGTTGCAGAGACGGAGGGAAAGGGGGGCAGGTACTTGCACCGCCCCCTCCTCTTGCCCCATttgttttttatatattaattttcatttaaaataatataagaaATAAGAAATAAACTCATAAATGACATAATGTAGTCCAAAATTAATATACTCCAATTCTCCTATTTCTTTTTTGTCTCTAATTTCAAACCTCTTTTCTCCACCATGTAgcttttaattaatattaatatttttatgtttttttaaatatcataCTTTACTaattattgaaattattttttattaaaatattggatCACAAGgattaaattattgtttttttttgtcGTTTTTCATTTACTTGATTTCCGTGTATGTCACAGATAAATTTTGGTATTCTATCTTATTCCTTTTTTGTCAGATAATTTATATGAATTTTCTGGCTCGGCCCTGATTGGTTATTTGAACTTTGAAATATTGTTATGGGACGTTCATTTCTGTTGACTTTTAATAGTGTATTATTGCAGACATCGTGCATTATGTGCTGATATAAGTAAACTTGAAAATCTGTTTTCATTTTCTCCAGCGCGAGAGACGAAAATGAAGTTGCTTTGTGCATCAAGGATTTGAGTACCCC is a window encoding:
- the LOC142526363 gene encoding eukaryotic translation initiation factor 4G-like, translated to MSHNPSRADRSESTQHNKPDRSASFNQQRQFSGSVSNKGGGGSSTAPLNYYNHGVKKYYGNAPGVQSRPRSPNVRTGFGNSYTSQAAQNDAHKQQPANRVSDAPVTSSASNVDPMDATTQQLNQVVPRPPSSDISVASSSSNLSTASSEPKAPITPAKPPGDASRSFPLQFGSISPGFMNGVQIPARTSSAPPNLDEQKRDQVRHQSLRTAAPAKPLSSIPKQLSTKKDAGTFDQSNAGESQPVSLSRRYTQVSAAPPMAQTQKPSVLSVPGVPMQLPFHQSQVTVQFGGPNPQIQSQSMSGTSLPLPMPVPLPLSLGNPPVQQPMFVSGLPPHSMQSQGMMHQGQASNFPSQMSPQLGNFGMNMVSQFPQQQAVKYSGSRKTVKITHPETHEELRLNGSPGLRSHSNVQPQSQHIPSFPPNHLMNFYNATSFYFPAAGSVPPTTTQVPPTSQPPKFYNQVTMKPAIDPHGEKEVLKPTSSISVVKAQSLKPSKLRMDDLPLPKKEIGPSASSVLPESRPGPGTSLTSELPSSSVGVEVNVLATSAVTFAAANGFASKSTTVAEEVRNGVLPDPFESEYKKSDKTGQQDQVSWQSTSHSKYPLQLSEIEAVEAISTSSRTNIVSEPVKELLPTVGGASSEASNLLSEGAAERKTSDTAKSLGTSYIKSRQLKPDMVGGKEDAEAIILNTDQNSLDTSMKPRSLESSEICKTEESSLQEVASTADGLLERAKQKTEEPSGCCYDDTKVGDHVFESAHTAYCEGVENSASLNGLSAQDINVIISDMPLIMPENISTRPATVDHESSPVLVASLEGVLTYENEDNDHNSLDIISPSPAIANEKILSSDTNVKKIVVLRGKKKKKELYKKAEAAGTSSDMYMAYKGPEEKKENATLAEDLKNISSSSIKQTSVDVPDQNASLTEKPAQSRVEPDDWENAAEIPTSQPESSNNEIQSDDRDGDGLMIKRYSRDFLFKFAEQCTDLPEAFEITFDVADTFMVSSSRFSREPHPSPGRNIDRPTGGSRLDRRGSDLGNEDKLSKFPVHLVSGRGDTRVDVGYVGNVTGFRNSQGGNYGVPRNPRGQTSVHYSVGILSGPIQSLDLQGGLQRNNSDSDRWQRGAGFQKGLIPYPQTPLQVMHKAEKKYEIGKITDEEEAKQRQLKSILNKLTPQNFEKLFEQVKEVNIDNFVTLSGVISQIFDKALMEPTFCEMYANFCFHLAAGLPNLRVDNETITFKTLLLNKCQEEFERGEREEEEANKAEEEGENKRTAEEREEKRLQARRRMLGNIRLIGELYKKKMLTARIMHECINKLLGQYQTPDEENIEALCKLMSTIGEMIDHPKAKEHMDAYFDIMANLSRNMELSSRVRFMLKDVIDLRKNRWQQRRKVEGPKKIDEVHRDAAQERQAQASRLGRAPSMGSSVRRGPPVDFAPSMGSYVKRDPPVDFAPRTPSMLPSPNSQMSGFRAVPPLTYGYGSQDVSTEEKHSLESRTMSVPLSQRPLGDEPITLGPQGGLARGMAFRGHPSAPSIPLPEMPNPGDSRRTGTGLNGFSSMRDRYMPDIFAASPNYEQSLPPDEKVAHGNREIRNVDHGFDRFLPASPPTRGAPPICTQVVSSEIAWPEERLRDKSMAAIKEFYSARDENEVALCIKDLSTPSFYPSMISLWVIDSFEKKDMERDLLTKLLISLVKRQDGTINKDQLIKGFEYILSVLEDTVNDAPRAAEFLSRILAQVILENIVGLSAIGRLIYEGGEEQGRLVQIGLAAEVVGGILEIIKSVKGDSGLSEMRSSSNLQLENFRPPGSKKSRRLDKFL